The following proteins come from a genomic window of Pyricularia oryzae 70-15 unplaced genomic scaffold supercont8.8_1, whole genome shotgun sequence:
- a CDS encoding beta-glucosidase 1 produces the protein MADDDQSRQGLLGADQKEEEKVRRQSFDSDSDIDATEFLTRDPMGSSPPPDSQTTPAFMRRGGRRAWSCGSPCASCKRCCIFMCGIFIIIWLLLGAGGAFVYKKYTEEPPYGLSPPWYPSPQGGTSAGWAASYSRAAKMVEKMTLAEKVNVTTGVGWKMGPAVGSNGPAVHVGFPQLHLQDGPTGIRFADNTSAFPAGITVGATFNKQLMYLRGKAHGAEARGKGINVLLGPAIGPLGRMPAGGRNWEGFGSDPYLQGVAGAQTIKGIQSEGVMASVKHFVANEQEHFRQAWEWALPHAISSNIDDRTLHELYAWPFQDAIKAGVASVMCSYNMINSSYACQNSKLLSGILKDELGFQGFVVSDWLAQRSGVASAIAGLDMTMPGDGLTWADGKSLWGSQLTQSVLNGSVPIDRLNDMVTRIVASWYQLGQDNPARFDGKGPNFSSWTRDRMGVASPGSRTTQDKTEVNKFVNVQSSHSDIARQVAAEGTVLLKNKDILPISKQGFTDAKRDLRRRHEGKLKIGIFGEDAGAAPGGPNACIDRGCNRGTLAIGWGSGAVDFPYLVTPIDALKKGFEAGKVEIKEYLSNANPFVKDKSASDTDVCIVFANADSGEGFLKADGISGDRNDLNLQRGSDDLVYQVANKCGGGGGEVIVIIHSVGPVVVERWIDHPNVKAVVLANLPGQESGNALADIIFGDENPSGKLPYTMGKSLDDYGPGAKVMYLPNGVVPQQDFTEGVFIDYKHFDRAGIQPRFEFGFGLSYTTFEFANLSISERKPKKALPEPRPEPAAAPPSYDKAIPDEREALWPRDNSIRPLEKYIYPYLDEVDELVQHPYPYPDGYFSLMEPSPAGGEEGGNPDLWEVQLEVKAQVKNTGSRDGKVVAQLYVGIPPLSPPAAGGGSRVGPAGTPDPKKKDEVEFPIRQLRGFEKVFVKKGETAEVSFNVTRRDLSFWDVERQTWRIVTGGEYKIMVGQSSRDLPLEGKW, from the exons atggccgacGATGATCAGTCCCGCCAAGGGCTACTTGGCGCGGACCAAAAGGAGGAGGAAAAGGTCCGCCGCCAGTCCTTCGACTCCGATTCCGACATTGATGCGACCGAGTTCCTCACAAGAGATCCCATGGGCTCGTCGCCACCGCCGGATAGCCAAACGACGCCAGCCTTTATGCGTCGCGGTGGGCGCCGGGCCTGGTCTTGCGGATCGCCCTGCGCCAGCTGCAAGAGGTGTTGCATTTTCATGTGCGGCATATTCATAATCATCTGGCTGCTGCTCGGCGCGGGCGGTGCCTTTGTCTATAAAAAGTACACCGAAGAGCCGCCGTACGGCCTGTCGCCGCCGTGGTACCCGTCGCCGCAGGGCGGTACCTCGGCCGGCTGGGCTGCCAGCTACTCTCGCGCCGCCAAGATGGTGGAGAAGATGACGCTTGCGGAAAAGGTCAACGTCACTACCGGTGTCGGCTGGAAGATGGGCCCGGCAGTCGGCTCAAACGGTCCTGCCGTGCACGTCGGCTTCCCTCAGCTGCACCTCCAGGACGGACCCACGGGCATCCGGTTCGCCGACAATACTTCGGCTTTCCCTGCCGGCATCACCGTCGGCGCCACCTTCAACAAGCAGCTCATGTACCTGCGCGGAAAGGCTCACGGCGCCGAGGCTCGTGGCAAGGGCATCAACGTGCTTCTTGGTCCAGCCATCGGTCCCCTTGGCCGCATGCCTGCTGGTGGTAGGAACTGGGAGGGTTTCGGATCCGACCCTTACTTGCAGGGAGTCGCAGGTGCGCAGACCATCAAGGGAATTCAGAGCGAgggcgtcatggcctcagTCAAACACTTTGTCGCCAACGAGCAGGAGCACTTCCGTCAGGCCTGGGAGTGGGCCCTGCCCCATGCAATCTCGTCCAACATTGACGACCGTACCCTGCACGAGCTCTACGCGTGGCCCTTCCAGGACGCTATCAAGGCCGGTGTCGCCAGTGTAATGTGCAGCTACAACATGATCAACAGCAGCTACGCATGTCAAAACTCGAAACTCTTGAGCGGGATCTTGAAGGATGAGCTTGGTTTCCAG GGTTTCGTCGTATCCGACTGGCTTGCACAGCGCTCAGGAGTTGCATCGGCCATCGCCGGTCTCGACATGACCATGCCGGGTGATGGCCTCACGTGGGCCGACGGCAAGTCGCTCTGGGGATCGCAACTAACGCAATCTGTACTCAACGGCTCCGTGCCCATCGACCGACTCAACGACATGGTGACCCGCATCGTCGCCTCGTGGTACCAGCTCGGACAGGACAACCCGGCCCGGTTCGACGGCAAGGGTCCCAATTTTTCATCGTGGACCAGAGACCGCATGGGTGTGGCCTCACCCGGGAGCAGGACGACGCAGGACAAGACCGAGGTCAACAAGTTTGTCAACGTGCAGTCGTCGCACAGCGACATTGCGCGCCAGGTGGCCGCCGAGGGCACGGTGCTGCTCAAGAACAAGGACATCCTGCCCATCAGCAAGCAGGGTTTCACCGACGCCAAGCGCGACCTGCGCAGGCGGCACGAGGGCAAGCTCAAGATTGGCATCTTTGGCGAGGACGCCGGCGCCGCGCCGGGCGGACCCAACGCCTGCATCGACCGCGGCTGCAACCGCGGGACGCTCGCCATCGGTTGGGGCAGCGGCGCCGTCGACTTCCCCTACCTGGTGACGCCGATAGATGCCCTCAAGAAGGGCTTCGAGGCGGGCAAGGTGGAGATCAAGGAGTACCTCTCCAACGCGAACCCGTTCGTCAAGGACAAGTCGGCGTCCGACACTGACGTGTGCATCGTGTTTGCCAACGCCGACTCGGGCGAGGGCTTCCTCAAGGCGGATGGGATCAGCGGCGACAGGAACGACTTGAACTTGCAGCGCGGCAGCGACGATCTCGTGTATCAGGTGGCCAACaagtgcggcggcggcggcggcgaggtcaTTGTCATCATCCACAGCGTGGGTCCTGTCGTGGTGGAGCGCTGGATAGACCACCCCAACGTCAAGGCTGTCGTGCTCGCCAACCTCCCCGGCCAGGAGAGCGGCAACGCACTGGCCGACATCATCTTTGGCGACGAGAACCCCTCGGGCAAGCTGCCGTACACCATGGGCAAGTCTCTGGACGACTACGGCCCCGGCGCCAAGGTCATGTACCTTCCCAACGGCGTGGTGCCGCAGCAGGACTTTACCGAGGGCGTATTTATCGACTACAAGCACTTTGATCGCGCGGGGATCCAGCCGCGCTTCGAGTTTGGCTTTGGCCTCTCGTACACGACGTTTGAGTTTGCCAACCTCAGCATCAGCGAGCGCAAGCCCAAGAAGGCGCTGCCCGAACCGCGACCCGAGCCGGCCGCGGCGCCGCCCAGCTACGACAAGGCCATCCCGGACGAGCGCGAGGCGCTGTGGCCGCGGGACAATAGCATCCGCCCGCTCGAAAAGTACATCTACCCGTACCTGGACGAGGTCGACGAGCTGGTGCAGCACCCGTACCCCTACCCGGACGGCTACTTCAGCCTCATGGAGCCGAGCCCGgccggcggcgaggagggcGGCAACCCGGACCTGTGGGAGGTGCAGCTCGAGGTCAAGGCGCAGGTCAAGAACACGGGCTCGAGGGACGGCAAGGTGGTGGCGCAGCTGTACGTCGGCATCCCGCCGCTCTCGCCCCCCGCGGCGGGTGGCGGCAGCCGAGTCGGGCCGGCAGGCACGCCGGaccccaagaagaaggacgagGTGGAGTTCCCGATCAGGCAGCTGCGCGGGTTCGAAAAGGTCTTTGTCAAGAAGGGCGAGACGGCCGAGGTCTCGTTCAACGTCACCAGGAGAGACCTGAGCTTCTGGGACGTGGAGAGGCAGACCTGGAGGATCGTGACGGGCGGGGAGTACAAGATTATGGTTGGGCAGAGCTCGAGGGATCTGCCGCTAGAAGGGAAGTGGTAG
- a CDS encoding chitin deacetylase, translated as MRTATYTSAWLAAAALVSAHGDSAGLPRLLGRQAQRLGLNPVHTRAVPEVQPRQARFPVAGGAVVEKRAGIQSGDQCGPGFGSCAAGLCCSPEGWCGNEITSCQAPDCLFQYGPACDANQTPAGKSTASIARPQLGSVPYGGAGIYDCVNNGVMALTFDDGPFIYTETILDILKSYNAKATFFITGNNIHKGAIDTHWASVIQRMASEGHQIASHTWSHQNLTALTTAQRQDQMVKNEMAFRNILGYFPTYMRPPFSECDAACESQLKKLGYHITYFDLDTADYLNDSPLLIQNSKNNFDNAVDGQVVSQSDFLVISHDIHEQTAHNLTAYMLERMKTLGYQAVTVGECLGDAQANWYRQAGGPNPQPQTSYTAPSTSTTATAASSAAPSPTGALKASPDATCGGNTGNTCAGSGFGNCCSPSGWCGSTDEYCGAGCQKFFGSCGMSSGPSSSSAATVKSASPTSSASSSTSSSPSTAKKVNPSPVAPFNNGTAPSSSSVVLGSTSSSAAPANQSPVLKVSPDATCGGNTGNTCKGSAFGNCCSVNGWCGFTTAYCGSGCQKGFGTCN; from the coding sequence ATGAGGACCGCAACTTACACCAGCGCCTGGCTAGCCGCCGCAGCCCTTGTTAGCGCACACGGAGATTCGGCCGGCTTGCCGaggctcctcggccgccagGCGCAGCGTCTTGGCCTCAACCCCGTGCACACCCGTGCCGTGCCGGAAGTGCAGCCACGCCAAGCCCGCTTCCCGGTTGCGGGCGGCGCTGTGGTCGAAAAGCGTGCGGGAATCCAATCTGGCGACCAGTGCGGCCCCGGCTTCGGCAGCTGCGCGGCGGGGCTTTGCTGCAGTCCCGAGGGATGGTGTGGCAATGAGATCACGTCCTGCCAGGCGCCCGACTGCTTGTTCCAGTACGGACCGGCGTGCGACGCCAACCAGACGCCGGCGGGCAAGTCGACGGCCAGCATCGCGCGTCCTCAACTGGGCAGCGTTCCTTATGGCGGGGCGGGCATCTACGACTGCGTCAACAACGGCGTCATGGCGCTCACGTTTGACGACGGACCCTTCATCTACACCGAGACGATCCTGGACATTCTCAAGTCGTACAACGCCAAGGCGACCTTCTTCATCACGGGCAACAACATCCACAAGGGGGCCATCGACACGCACTGGGCGTCGGTGATCCAGCGCATGGCCAGCGAGGGCCACCAGATCGCCAGCCACACGTGGTCGCACCAGAACCTGACGGCGCTGACGACGGCGCAGCGCCAGGACCAGATGGTCAAGAACGAGATGGCCTTCCGCAACATCCTGGGCTACTTCCCGACCTACATGCGCCCGCCCTTCTCCGAGTGCGACGCGGCCTGCGAGAGCCAGCTCAAGAAGCTGGGCTACCACATCACCTACTTCGACCTGGACACGGCCGACTACCTCAACGACTCGCCGCTGCTGATCCAAAACTCCAAGAACAACTTTGACAACGCCGTCGACGGCCAGGTCGTGAGCCAGAGCGACTTCCTCGTCATCAGCCACGACATCCACGAGCAGACCGCCCACAACCTGACCGCCTACATGCTCGAGCGCATGAAGACCCTCGGCTACCAGGCCGTCACCGTCGGCGAGTGCCTCGGCGACGCCCAGGCCAACTGGTACCGCCAGGCCGGCGGGCCCAACCCCCAGCCCCAGACCTCGTACACCGCGCCCTCCAcctccaccaccgccaccgccgccagctcCGCCGCCCCCTCCCCGACCGGCGCCCTCAAGGCCTCGCCCGACGCCACCTGCGGCGGCAACACCGGCAACACCTGCGCCGGCTCCGGCTTCGGCAACTGCTGCTCCCCCAGCGGCTGGTGCGGCTCCACCGACGAGTACTGCGGCGCCGGGTGCCAAAAGTTCTTTGGCAGCTGCGGCATGTCCTCGggcccgtcgtcgtcgtccgccGCCACCGTCAAGTCCGCCTCTCCCACATCGTCGGCATCGTCTTCCACGTCGTCGTCCCCGTCGACTGCCAAAAAGGTGAATCCGTCTCCCGTCGCCCCCTTCAACAACGGCACCGCcccctcgtcgtcctcggtcGTCCTCGGCTCCACCTCTTCCTCCGCTGCCCCCGCTAACCAGTCTCCCGTGCTAAAGGTCTCTCCCGACGCAACCTGCGGCGGCAACACCGGCAACACCTGCAAGGGTTCCGCCTTTGGCAACTGCTGCTCCGTCAACGGCTGGTGCGGATTCACCACCGCCTACTGCGGTTCCGGATGCCAGAAGGGCTTTGGCACTTGCAACTAA
- a CDS encoding ent-kaurene oxidase, producing the protein MIAELLFNPGTWTALAVLAAAYYHFFLRSPALPFPPANKSASELQDASSLITNSLSKSNGGPVVVTLGSGGRKILLPSSLAAWVKTNRDLDHQQLVREDFMSGIPGFEGNTLLHQSGSPIMDIIKTRMGLNDGTLRTLNASVKRTLHDTLGEGAEWHAIDWYAGTSNIIARAASSVFVGPEKADDPEWLELAQTYVTAYFTGVAELGTYPAWARSIVHWFLPNVKTCRKLLPRARVIIGQVAAAREKEAAAARREGRPAPEYNDALEWVRAVSGGEVDPAEAQLCLAMAAFFTTAELLRVLLIEVARHPEYVDELREEISTQISKHGLSVAGINGMVLLDSFMKESQRLNSGPVVLERVALRDTALPDGRIIPRGSHIMVDSMDLWKSEKYPDPNKFDGRRFLKKRKAGDSASQFVQSGPDYHVFGGGRHICPGRFFASQELKLIMAHLLLKYDVRLGEGCDPKVIPNGFFVMIDPTVKFEVKRRKSRDADALL; encoded by the exons ATGATTGCAGAGCTGCTCTTCAACCCCGGCACGTGGACGGCCCTCGCCGTCCTCGCAGCCGCATACTACCACTTTTTCCTCCGCAGCCCCGCACTCCCATTCCCACCAGCCAACAAATCAGCAAGCGAGCTGCAAGACGCCAGCAGCTTGATCACCAACAGCCTCTCCAAGAGCAATGGCGGACCCGTCGTCGTCACCCTGGGCTCGGGCGGTCGCAAAATCCTCCTGCCGTCGTCGCTCGCCGCCTGGGTCAAAACCAACCGGGATCTGGACCACCAGCAGCTCGTGCGCGAAGATTTTATGAGCGGGATCCCGGGTTTCGAGGGGAACACGCTCCTCCACCAGTCCGGCAGCCCGATCATGGACATAATCAAAACGCGCATGGGCCTCAACGACGGCACGCTGCGCACGCTCAACGCCAGCGTCAAGCGCACGCTGCACGACACGCTCGGCGAGGGCGCAGAGTGGCACGCGATCGACTGGTACGCCGGCACGTCCAACATCATTGCGCGCGCGGCGTCGTCCGTCTTTGTCGGGCCGGAAAAGGCCGACGACCCCGAGTGGCTCGAGCTCGCGCAGACCTACGTCACGGCCTACTTCACCGGCGTCGCCGAGCTGGGCACCTACCCGGCCTGGGCGCGGAGCATCGTGCACTGGTTCCTGCCCAACGTCAAGACCTGCCGCAAGCTGCTCCCGCGCGCGCGCGTCATCATCGGGCAGGTCGCAGCGGCGCGCGAAAAGGAGGCGGCCGCGGCGAGGCGCGAGGGCAGACCGGCGCCAGAGTACAACGACGCGTTGGAGTGGGTGCGCGCGGTGTCGGGCGGGGAGGTGGATCCCGCCGAGGCGCAGCTTTGCCTGGCCATGGCTGCCTTTTTCACAACGGCCGAGCTGCTCCGCGTGCTGCTCATCGAGGTTGCGCGCCATCCGGAATATGTTGACGAGCTGAGGGAGGAGATTTCTACGCAGATCTCCAAGCACGGTCTGTCAGTTGCCGGCATCAATGGTATGGTTTTGCTGGATAGCTTCATGAAGGAGTCGCAGAGGCTGAATAGCGGACCCG TCGTCCTCGAGCGCGTCGCCCTCAGAGACACGGCTCTCCCCGATGGACGCATCATCCCGCGCGGCTCACATATCATGGTCGACTCCATGGACCTGTGGAAGTCGGAAAAATACCCTGACCCAAACAAGTTCGACGGACGCCGTTTCCtcaagaagcgcaaggccGGCGACAGCGCCAGCCAGTTCGTGCAGTCCGGCCCCGACTACCACGTGTTCGGAGGCGGGCGCCACATCTGCCCCGGGCGCTTCTTCGCGTCGCAGGAGCTCAAGCTGATCATGGCGCACTTGCTGCTCAAGTACGACGTTCGGTTGGGCGAGGGCTGCGACCCCAAGGTCATACCGAATGGGTTCTTTGTCATGATCGATCCGACGGTCAAGTTTGAGGTCAAGAGGAGGAAAAGTAGGGACGCAGATGCTCTGTTGTAG
- a CDS encoding laccase-1: MVQSVIFGLLLAALPVQTFNVLPGYQKLSSVRNGALSVLGSHNQKRQNFQNGPCAGNTATTRSTWCSYNIDYDWYDVVPTTGVTREYWFVLSDNRTISPDGVPRYAQTINGTMPGPTLFANWGDNVVVHLTNNLTRSVNGTSLHFHGMRQYYTVQNDGVASITQCPIPPGSSMTYKWRATQYGTSWYHSHFGLQAWAGMYGGIVINGPASENYDHDLGALFLSDWSHETPDALFHTAQTTGPPILSNGLINGTNVYGEDGSGNQTGSRFTQRVTAGESYRFRLINSAIDSHFRFSIDNHTLTVIAADLVPIESYTTKMVSIGIGQRYDVLVTADQGSTAGAESFWMRAIPQVNCTKARSPTNVRGILHYGERPSTPRSTGYAYTDSCQDEDAKRLVPVVPKDVDSPTWTHFDLASWNRTSDNLLRWYLNGTSMSVDWSNPTLAQIHDNATEYKRSHAVAELDEPDSWAYVAVETNASASHPVHLHGFDFYILAQGSGRYDAHDPSALNLVNPPRRDTAMLPAWGYVVLAFKTDNPGAWLMHCHIGWHTSEGFAMQFVVRKRDLLRNKMIDYASLNGTCAAWKRHVAAGGIVLADSGV; encoded by the coding sequence ATGGTTCAATCTGTGATATTtggcctgctgctggccgcACTCCCGGTCCAGACCTTCAACGTGCTTCCTGGATATCAGAAACTGTCGTCAGTCCGGAATGGAGCCCTCTCGGTCCTTGGATCTCATAATCAGAAGAGACAGAACTTCCAAAATGGCCCTTGTGCGGGCAACACGGCCACCACGAGGTCGACGTGGTGCAGCTACAACATCGACTACGACTGGTATGATGTCGTTCCCACCACGGGCGTCACGAGGGAGTACTGGTTTGTCCTTTCCGACAACAGGACCATATCCCCGGACGGCGTTCCCAGATACGCGCAGACCATCAACGGCACCATGCCCGGCCCGACGCTGTTTGCCAACTGGGGCGACAACGTCGTGGTGCACCTGACCAACAACCTCACCAGGAGCGTCAACGGCACCAGCCTGCACTTCCACGGGATGCGGCAGTACTACACGGTCCAGAACGACGGCGTCGCCAGCATCACGCAGTGTCCGATCCCTCCAGGTTCTTCCATGACTTACAAATGGCGCGCCACCCAGTATGGAACCAGCTGGTACCACAGCCACTTTGGGCTCCAGGCGTGGGCCGGCATGTATGGCGGCATCGTCATCAACGGTCCAGCGAGCGAAAATTACGACCATGACCTCGGGGCCCTTTTCCTCAGCGATTGGTCCCACGAGACCCCGGATGCTTTGTTCCACACTGCGCAAACGACGGGGCCTCCGATTCTGTCCAACGGCCTGATCAACGGTACCAATGTCTACGGCGAGGATGGCTCGGGAAACCAGACGGGTTCGCGCTTCACTCAGAGGGTGACGGCCGGGGAATCCTACCGCTTTCGCCTCATCAACAGCGCCATCGACTCCCACTTCCGCTTCAGCATTGACAACCACACCTTGACCGTCATCGCAGCGGACCTGGTCCCTATCGAGTCTTACACCACCAAAATGGTAAGCATCGGCATAGGGCAGCGCTACGACGTGCTCGTCACGGCGGACCAGGGCAGCACGGCAGGAGCAGAGAGCTTTTGGATGCGCGCCATCCCGCAGGTGAACTGCACCAAGGCCCGAAGCCCAACCAACGTCAGAGGCATCCTCCACTACGGCGAGAGGCCGTCCACGCCGAGGTCCACCGGCTACGCCTACACCGACTCGTGCCAAGACGAGGACGCGAAGCGGCTGGTCCCGGTGGTGCCCAAGGACGTGGACTCGCCGACGTGGACGCACTTTGACCTGGCGTCGTGGAACCGCACCTCGGACAACCTCCTGCGCTGGTACCTCAACGGCACGTCCATGTCGGTGGACTGGAGCAACCCGACGCTGGCGCAGATACACGACAACGCGACCGAGTACAAGAGGTCGCACGCCGTCGCCGAGCTCGACGAACCCGACTCATGGGCCTACGTCGCCGTCGAGACCAACGCGTCCGCCTCGCACCCGGTGCACCTGCACGGCTTCGACTTTTACATCCTGGCCCAGGGGTCCGGCCGCTACGACGCGCACGACCCCTCGGCCCTGAACCTGGTCAACCCGCCCCGGCGGGACACGGCCATGCTGCCGGCCTGGGGCTACGTGGTGCTGGCCTTCAAGACGGACAacccgggcgcctggctgatGCATTGCCACATTGGCTGGCACACCAGCGAAGGGTTCGCCATGCAGTTTGTGGTGCGCAAGAGGGACCTGCTGAGGAACAAGATGATCGACTATGCCAGTCTCAACGGCACTTGTGCGGCCTGGAAGAGGCATGTCGCGGCTGGCGGGATCGTGCTGGCGGATTCTGGTGTCTGA
- a CDS encoding glutathione S-transferase II — translation MSSSIKPIVVHGKIGPNPPKVHMLLNELGLPHTTTPHDFTSIKQEPYLTKVNPNGRMPAIEDPNTDLTLWESGAILQYLVETYDKEHKVSFPAGSNESHLAKQWLFFQTTGQGPYYGQFVWFTKYHEPKVPSAVERYAKEINRVTAVLETHLSKQADDADGNRWLVGRRFSYADLAFVPWQYYAGMLAKDYYKSDDYPHVKKWLDALVARPAIKKVVEEDMAR, via the coding sequence atgtCTTCATCCATCAAGCCCATCGTGGTCCACGGCAAAATCGGCCCCAACCCGCCCAAGGTTCACATGCTCCTGAACGAGCTCGGACTCCCCCACACCACGACCCCGCACGACTTCACCAGCATCAAGCAGGAGCCGTACCTGACAAAGGTGAACCCCAACGGGCGCATGCCGGCCATCGAGGACCCCAACACGGACCTGACGCTGTGGGAATCGGGCGCGATCCTGCAGTACCTGGTGGAGACGTACGACAAGGAGCACAAGGTCAGCTTCCCGGCGGGCAGCAACGAGTCGCACCTGGCCAAGCAGTGGCTCTTCTTCCAGACCACGGGCCAGGGCCCCTACTACGGCCAGTTCGTCTGGTTCACAAAGTACCACGAGCCCAAGGTGCCCTCGGCCGTCGAGCGCTACGCCAAGGAGATCAACCGCGTCACCGCCGTGCTCGAGACCCACCTCTCCAagcaggccgacgacgccgacggcAACAGGTGGCTGGTCGGCCGCAGGTTCTCCTACGCCGACCTCGCCTTTGTGCCCTGGCAGTACTACGCCGGCATGCTGGCCAAGGACTACTACAAGAGCGACGACTACCCCCACGTCAAGAAGTGGTTGGACGCCCTGGTGGCCAGGCCGGCGATCAAAAAGGTTGTAGAGGAGGATATGGCCCGCTAG